The following coding sequences are from one Deinococcus apachensis DSM 19763 window:
- a CDS encoding phosphotransferase enzyme family protein: MTEITTTPAREFAAQVGRWEQVARRALAAFSLSDAPLDLYGHAENVTFRVNTGAGPRALRLYRPFRYTREEIGAELAWLTALRRDTALALPAPLVPPGGDVLQVIEGASPGSRWFCALFEWADGEFVGEQPLPEHLHRVGRLMAKLHAHSLTYRLPAPLWRATLGFEGDEAFFAGQAPLSSGDRAQLCEGLAVAREAFARAREAGEVGLIHADLHQGNYLMQGGQAVPIDFDDAVFGPFPYDAAATLVHVRHRPDFPALRAAFLAGYASARRLSAVWSDLDCFLVARRVWLVGWILQRAHQPGVRDWAPAYLRGHLDGLAEDLDACR, translated from the coding sequence ATGACCGAGATCACCACCACACCCGCCCGGGAGTTCGCCGCGCAGGTGGGCCGCTGGGAACAGGTGGCTCGCCGGGCGCTGGCGGCCTTCAGCCTGTCCGACGCCCCGCTCGACCTGTACGGGCACGCCGAGAACGTTACCTTCCGGGTGAATACCGGGGCGGGTCCCCGGGCACTGCGCCTGTACCGGCCCTTCCGCTACACCCGGGAGGAGATCGGGGCCGAGCTGGCCTGGCTGACCGCCCTGCGGCGGGACACCGCGCTGGCCCTGCCCGCGCCCCTCGTTCCCCCCGGGGGAGACGTGTTGCAGGTAATCGAGGGTGCCTCCCCGGGTTCCCGCTGGTTCTGCGCCCTCTTCGAGTGGGCGGACGGCGAGTTCGTGGGTGAGCAGCCACTTCCGGAACACCTGCACAGGGTGGGGCGGCTGATGGCGAAGCTCCATGCCCACTCGCTCACCTACCGGCTCCCCGCCCCGCTCTGGCGGGCCACGCTGGGCTTCGAGGGGGACGAGGCGTTCTTCGCAGGGCAGGCTCCCCTGTCTTCCGGGGATCGCGCGCAGCTCTGTGAGGGCCTGGCTGTCGCCCGTGAGGCTTTTGCCAGGGCGCGTGAAGCTGGGGAGGTGGGCCTGATCCACGCGGACCTGCACCAGGGCAACTACCTCATGCAGGGCGGGCAGGCTGTGCCCATCGACTTCGACGATGCCGTCTTCGGACCCTTTCCCTATGACGCGGCGGCCACGCTCGTGCATGTACGGCATCGGCCGGACTTTCCCGCTCTGCGCGCGGCCTTCCTGGCTGGATACGCCTCGGCGCGACGCCTGTCCGCCGTCTGGTCGGACCTGGACTGCTTCCTGGTCGCCCGGCGGGTGTGGCTGGTGGGATGGATTCTCCAGCGGGCGCACCAGCCGGGCGTGCGGGACTGGGCCCCGGCGTACCTGAGGGGG